In Chryseobacterium lactis, a single genomic region encodes these proteins:
- the ureC gene encoding urease subunit alpha — protein sequence MSLNVDRKQYANILGPTAGDKIRLGDTEIIIEIEKDFTHYGDEAVFGGGKTVRDGMGQNVTAKRDEGVLDLCITGAVIIDHWGIVKGDIGIKDGKIVGIGKAGNPDTMDGVSPNMIIGASTEVHGGKGYIVTAGGIDTHIHYICPQQIETSLYSGITTMIGGGTGPNDGTNATTVTPGKFNMQKMLEAAEEYPMNLGFFGKGNCSAEEPIEEQVEAGALGVKIHEDWGATPATIDAALKVADKYDVQVAIHTDTLNEGGFLEDTMRAINGRVIHTFHTEGAGGGHAPDIIKAAMYPNVLPASTNPTRPYTINTIDEHLDMLMVCHHLSKNIPEDVAFADSRIRPETIAAEDILHDMGVFSIMSSDSQAMGRPGEVITRTWQTASKMKEQRGDLAEDKDSGNDNYRAKRYVAKYTINPAIAHGISEYVGSLEEGKLADLVIWKPALFGVKPEMIVKGGFVIAAKMGDPNASIPTPQPIIYRNMFGAHGKAKYGICANFVSQISIDNGTIASYKLEKMILPVKNCRNISKKDLIHNDKTPLIEVNPENYKVTVDGEYITCEPAEKLPLTQLYYLF from the coding sequence ATGAGCTTAAACGTAGACAGAAAACAATACGCAAATATATTAGGTCCAACAGCCGGAGACAAAATCAGACTGGGAGACACTGAAATTATTATTGAAATCGAAAAAGATTTCACCCATTATGGAGACGAAGCCGTTTTCGGAGGAGGAAAAACCGTACGTGACGGGATGGGACAGAATGTTACTGCAAAAAGAGACGAAGGTGTTTTGGATCTTTGTATCACAGGAGCAGTAATCATTGATCACTGGGGAATTGTAAAAGGAGATATCGGAATCAAAGACGGTAAGATCGTGGGAATCGGAAAAGCCGGTAACCCTGATACCATGGACGGTGTATCTCCTAATATGATCATCGGCGCTTCTACTGAAGTTCATGGAGGAAAAGGATATATTGTAACGGCCGGAGGGATAGATACCCACATCCACTACATTTGTCCACAACAGATCGAAACTTCTTTATACAGCGGAATCACCACAATGATTGGAGGTGGTACAGGTCCCAATGACGGAACAAACGCTACAACAGTTACCCCGGGTAAATTCAACATGCAGAAAATGCTTGAAGCAGCTGAAGAATATCCAATGAACCTTGGATTCTTCGGAAAAGGGAACTGTTCCGCAGAAGAACCTATTGAAGAGCAGGTAGAAGCTGGAGCTTTAGGAGTAAAAATCCACGAAGACTGGGGAGCAACACCTGCAACCATTGATGCCGCTTTAAAAGTAGCAGATAAATATGACGTTCAGGTAGCCATCCACACCGATACCTTAAATGAAGGAGGGTTTCTGGAAGATACTATGAGAGCGATTAACGGAAGAGTAATCCACACCTTCCACACAGAAGGAGCAGGTGGAGGTCACGCGCCGGACATCATCAAAGCAGCCATGTATCCAAATGTATTGCCTGCTTCTACAAACCCTACACGTCCTTACACCATCAATACAATCGATGAGCACCTGGATATGCTGATGGTATGTCACCATTTAAGCAAAAATATCCCTGAAGATGTGGCGTTTGCTGATTCACGTATCCGTCCTGAAACAATTGCAGCAGAAGATATTCTTCACGATATGGGAGTTTTCAGTATCATGAGCTCTGACTCTCAGGCAATGGGAAGACCGGGTGAAGTGATCACAAGAACATGGCAGACCGCAAGTAAAATGAAGGAGCAGAGAGGTGATTTGGCTGAAGATAAAGACAGCGGAAATGATAACTATCGTGCCAAAAGATACGTGGCAAAATACACCATCAACCCAGCTATTGCACACGGTATTTCTGAATATGTTGGATCTCTTGAAGAAGGGAAATTAGCAGATTTAGTAATCTGGAAGCCTGCATTATTTGGAGTAAAACCTGAAATGATTGTAAAAGGTGGATTTGTAATTGCTGCTAAAATGGGAGATCCGAATGCATCTATTCCAACGCCTCAGCCAATTATTTACAGAAATATGTTTGGAGCTCACGGAAAAGCAAAATATGGTATTTGTGCCAACTTTGTTTCTCAAATCTCCATCGATAACGGAACGATTGCCTCTTACAAGTTAGAGAAAATGATCCTTCCGGTTAAAAACTGTAGAAATATTTCCAAAAAAGACCTTATCCATAACGATAAGACACCTTTAATTGAAGTGAATCCTGAAAACTATAAAGTAACGGTAGACGGTGAATACATCACTTGTGAACCGGCAGAAAAGCTTCCTTTAACACAGTTGTATTACTTGTTCTAA
- the ureA gene encoding urease subunit gamma, producing MHLTPRETEKLMLFLAGELALKRKARGLKLNYPESIALISHFLLEGARDGKRVAELMQEGANLLTKEDVMPGVAEMIHDVQIEATFPDGTKLVTVHNPIR from the coding sequence ATGCACTTAACACCAAGAGAAACGGAGAAGCTAATGCTATTTCTGGCAGGCGAACTCGCTCTAAAAAGAAAGGCCAGAGGCCTGAAATTAAACTATCCGGAATCCATCGCACTGATCAGTCACTTTCTGCTTGAAGGAGCAAGAGATGGAAAAAGAGTCGCTGAACTGATGCAGGAAGGCGCTAATCTTTTAACTAAAGAAGATGTGATGCCTGGCGTGGCAGAAATGATCCACGATGTTCAGATCGAAGCAACATTCCCTGATGGGACTAAGTTAGTAACCGTACATAACCCAATCCGTTAA
- the ureE gene encoding urease accessory protein UreE, whose product MIINQIIGNLTENPTEKTIDYLDLEWFETTKRIQRKKSRKGIDVAIKFLREGQRLREGDILFEDAEKVIAINVLETEAIVMVPGSLLEMGTVCYEIGNKHIPLFIQEDKVLLPFEMPMFRWLEASGFKPEKQSVKLLNLLKSNVEPHGHGSLGSTIFTKILKMAAPKDE is encoded by the coding sequence ATGATAATTAATCAAATCATAGGCAATCTGACCGAAAATCCTACGGAAAAAACCATAGATTACCTCGATCTGGAATGGTTTGAAACCACCAAAAGAATCCAACGTAAGAAATCCAGAAAGGGAATTGATGTAGCGATTAAATTTCTTAGAGAAGGACAAAGGTTGCGTGAAGGAGATATTCTTTTTGAGGACGCAGAAAAAGTAATAGCAATCAATGTTCTGGAAACAGAGGCGATCGTTATGGTACCGGGTTCTCTGTTGGAAATGGGAACCGTATGTTATGAAATCGGAAACAAGCATATCCCACTCTTTATTCAGGAGGATAAAGTATTGCTACCGTTTGAAATGCCCATGTTCAGATGGCTGGAGGCAAGCGGTTTTAAACCGGAAAAACAATCCGTAAAACTGCTGAACCTTCTTAAATCTAACGTAGAACCTCATGGACATGGAAGTTTAGGTTCAACAATTTTTACTAAAATTCTAAAAATGGCCGCCCCAAAAGATGAATAA
- the ureB gene encoding urease subunit beta: MIPGEIFVKEGTIICNEGRETVKIKVTNTGDRPIQVGSHFHFFEVNKAMSFDREKAFGKRLNIVASTAVRFEPGEEKEVELVEIGGTKKAMGFNNLVDGQVDSEDQKKASLAKVQELNFKNQ, encoded by the coding sequence ATGATACCAGGAGAAATTTTTGTAAAAGAAGGCACTATCATCTGCAATGAAGGCAGAGAAACTGTCAAAATAAAAGTAACCAACACAGGAGATCGTCCTATTCAGGTAGGTTCACATTTCCATTTTTTTGAAGTAAACAAGGCGATGAGCTTTGACCGCGAGAAAGCTTTCGGAAAGAGACTGAATATTGTAGCAAGCACTGCAGTACGTTTTGAACCGGGAGAAGAAAAAGAAGTGGAACTGGTAGAAATAGGAGGAACCAAAAAAGCAATGGGCTTCAATAACCTTGTTGACGGACAGGTAGATTCTGAAGATCAGAAAAAAGCAAGCCTTGCAAAAGTTCAGGAGTTAAACTTTAAAAATCAGTAA
- a CDS encoding urease accessory protein UreF produces the protein MNINFLSGLLHLADPTLPIGGYTHSNGLETYVQERIVDNVETAKEFVQNMLQYNLKFNDGAFAKLAYKAAEKEDLQALISLDNECNAVKCPKEIRQASQKLGLRLIKIFKRRESFPFMEAFEKAIQNKEANSHYCIVFGVYAYLMKIPLYEALLGFYYTSVAGMITNAVKLVPLGQLDGQDILFALYPVMEKTVWETMELDRDLVGLCNTAFDIRCMQHERLYSRLYMS, from the coding sequence ATGAACATCAACTTTTTATCAGGACTGCTTCATCTTGCAGATCCTACACTTCCGATCGGTGGTTACACCCATTCTAACGGACTTGAAACCTATGTGCAGGAAAGAATTGTGGACAATGTGGAAACCGCAAAGGAATTTGTACAGAACATGCTGCAGTACAATCTTAAGTTCAATGACGGAGCTTTTGCAAAGCTGGCTTATAAAGCAGCTGAAAAAGAAGATTTACAGGCTTTAATCAGTCTGGATAATGAATGTAATGCGGTAAAATGTCCGAAAGAAATCCGCCAGGCCAGCCAAAAATTAGGGTTGAGGTTGATCAAAATATTCAAAAGAAGAGAAAGCTTTCCATTTATGGAGGCCTTTGAAAAGGCAATTCAGAATAAAGAGGCCAATTCTCATTACTGTATCGTGTTTGGAGTCTATGCTTATTTAATGAAAATTCCTTTGTACGAGGCACTTCTGGGATTCTATTATACTTCAGTGGCAGGGATGATTACTAATGCTGTAAAATTGGTTCCACTGGGACAACTTGATGGGCAGGACATCTTATTTGCTTTATATCCTGTCATGGAAAAAACAGTCTGGGAAACCATGGAACTGGACAGAGATCTGGTAGGACTTTGCAATACAGCTTTTGATATCAGATGTATGCAACACGAAAGGCTCTATTCAAGACTTTATATGTCGTAG